One genomic window of Calidithermus timidus DSM 17022 includes the following:
- the eno gene encoding phosphopyruvate hydratase, which yields MTTIVEIKGREVLDSRGNPTVEAEVILEGGARGRALVPSGASTGAHEAVELRDGGRRFAGKGVLKAVAAVNERIAEELQGLDALNQEAVDRALLELDGTPNKGNLGANAILAVSLATARAAAEALGLPLYRYLGGVQGVTLPVPLMNVINGGKHGDNNVDFQEFMLVPAGAPSFGEALRYGVETFHALKSVLKARGYNTNVGDEGGFAPDLKSNVEALEVLVEAVEKAGYEVGKDISFALDPATTELYKDGKYHLESEGRALSSEEMVAYWENWVNQYPIVSIEDGLAEDDWEGWKLLTERLGKRIQLVGDDLFVTNPARLKQGIEQGVGNSILVKVNQIGTLSETLEAIRLAQRSGYTAILSHRSGETEDSTIADIAVAVNAGQIKTGSASRSDRLAKYNQLLRIEEELGAGARFLGYGAF from the coding sequence ATGACGACGATTGTGGAAATTAAGGGACGCGAAGTGTTGGATTCGCGGGGAAATCCCACGGTAGAAGCCGAGGTGATCCTCGAAGGCGGCGCGCGGGGCCGGGCCCTGGTGCCTTCGGGGGCCTCGACCGGGGCCCACGAAGCCGTGGAGCTACGGGATGGGGGCAGGCGCTTCGCGGGCAAGGGCGTGCTCAAGGCGGTGGCTGCGGTCAACGAGCGCATCGCCGAGGAGTTGCAGGGTCTCGACGCCCTCAACCAGGAGGCCGTGGACCGGGCCCTGCTCGAGCTCGACGGCACGCCCAACAAGGGCAACCTGGGGGCCAACGCCATCCTGGCCGTCTCGCTGGCCACGGCCCGCGCGGCGGCTGAGGCGCTGGGCCTGCCGCTGTACCGCTACTTGGGCGGGGTGCAGGGCGTGACCCTGCCGGTGCCCCTGATGAACGTGATCAACGGGGGTAAGCACGGCGACAACAACGTCGACTTCCAGGAGTTCATGCTGGTGCCGGCCGGGGCCCCCAGCTTCGGCGAGGCGCTGCGCTACGGGGTGGAGACCTTCCACGCCCTAAAATCGGTTTTAAAGGCCCGGGGCTACAACACCAATGTCGGGGACGAGGGCGGCTTCGCACCCGACTTAAAATCGAACGTAGAGGCTCTGGAGGTGCTCGTCGAGGCAGTGGAGAAGGCGGGGTATGAGGTGGGTAAGGACATCTCCTTCGCGCTCGACCCAGCGACCACCGAGCTCTACAAGGATGGCAAGTACCACCTCGAGTCCGAGGGGCGCGCGCTGTCGAGTGAGGAGATGGTGGCTTACTGGGAGAATTGGGTCAACCAATACCCCATCGTCTCCATCGAGGATGGCTTGGCCGAGGACGACTGGGAAGGCTGGAAGCTCCTGACCGAGCGCCTAGGCAAGCGCATCCAGCTCGTGGGCGACGATCTTTTCGTCACCAACCCCGCGCGGCTGAAGCAGGGTATCGAGCAGGGGGTGGGCAACTCCATCCTGGTCAAGGTCAACCAGATCGGCACCCTCTCCGAGACCCTCGAGGCCATCCGCCTGGCCCAGCGCTCGGGCTACACCGCCATCCTCTCCCACCGCTCGGGCGAGACCGAGGACTCCACCATCGCCGACATCGCCGTGGCGGTCAACGCGGGCCAGATCAAGACCGGCTCGGCCTCGCGCTCGGACCGGCTGGCCAAATACAATCAGCTCCTGCGCATCGAGGAAGAATTGGGTGCGGGAGCGAGGTTTTTGGGATATGGCGCTTTCTAA